GAGCTCGTCCCAGCGCCGGTCCTGGCTGAAGGCGACCTGCGTCGGGACGCCGCCGGGCGCGGCACGGAAGAACGCGCGCACATTCTCGGCCGAGGTGCGGGCGATGTCCCAATGATCGAGCGCCTCGCCGAGCGTGGCGGTGTGTACCGTCGGCAGATCGCCGTTGATCAGGCCGGCCTGGTCGAGCTCGCCGAGGATCGCCATGATGCCGCCCGCCCGGTGGACATCCTCCATGTGGACGTCGGCCTTGGCCGGCGCGACCTTGCACAGCACCGGCACTTTTCGCGACAGCCTGTCGATGTCCTCCATGGTGAAGTCGACCTCGCCCTCGTGCGCGGCGGCGAGGATATGCAGCACCGTGTTGGTCGAGCCGCCCATGGCGATATCGAGCGCCATGGCGTTCTCGAAGGCGCCCTTGGAGGCGATGCTGCGCGGCAGCGCTGTTTCGTCGTCCTGCTCGTAATAGCGCTGCGCGAGATCGACGATCAGATGGCCGGCCTCGACGAACAGGCGCTTGCGGTCGGCATGGGTGGCGAGGGTCGAGCCGTTGCCAGGCAGCGAGAGGCCCAGCGCTTCGGTCAGGCAGTTCATCGAGTTGGCCGTGAACATGCCCGAGCACGAGCCGCAGGTCGGACAGGCCGAGCGTTCGATGACCTTGACGTCCTCGTCGGAAACACGGTCGTCGGCGGCCGCCACCATGGCGTCGACCAGATCGAGCGCCTGCGCCTTGCCGGCCAGCACCACCTTGCCGGCCTCCATCGGGCCGCCGGACACGAAGACTGTCGGGATATTGAGGCGCAACGAGGCCATCAGCATGCCGGGCGTGATCTTGTCGCAATTGGAGATGCAGACCATGGCGTCGGCGCAATGCGCGTTGACCATGTACTCGACGGAGTCGGCGATCAGCTCGCGCGACGGCAGCGAATAGAGCATGCCGTCGTGGCCCATGGCGATGCCGTCGTCGACGGCGATGGTGTTGAACTCCTTGGCGACGCCGCCGGCCTTCTCGATCTCGCGGGCGACAAGCTGGCCGAGATCCTTCAGATGCACGTGACCCGGCACGAACTGGGTGAAGGAATTGACCACCGCGATGATCGGCTTGCCGAAATCCGAATCCTTCATGCCGGTGGCGCGCCACAGGCCGCGGGCGCCGGCCATGTTGCGGCCATGGGTGGTGGTGCGGGAACGATAGGCAGGCATCGGATTGTCCTTGCTGGCTGGCCGCGCCTAGCATGGCGCGACGGCACTGTATCTTAGTCGGCGCCGGTTATAGCGACCAAGGTCCGGCCTTGCCACAGTTTTGCGCTGCGCCACGATTCTTCAGGAAATTTGAAAATCGCTGTCGGATCGCACTTTCCCGATCCGTCCTTGCGGCAGACGGCACCAAATCGCCGCCCAACCTGAACAAGCCCGAGGAGCAAGACATGCAGAAGATCACCACCTTCCTGTGGTTCGACGGCCAGGCCGAGGAGGCCATGAACCATTACCTCTCCATCTTCGAGAATTCGAAGGTGCTGAGCGTCACGCGCTGGCCCAAGGGCCATCCCCAGGAGGGCCAGGTGCTGGTCGCCTCGTTCGAGCTCGACGGCGTGACCTTCCAGGCACTGAACGGCGGGCCGCAATACAAGTTCACCGAAGCGATCTCGCTGTCGATCGACTGCAAGACGCAGGACGAGGTCGATCATTTCTGGACGAGGCTCACCGAAGGCGGCGGCCAGCCCGGCCCCTGCGGCTGGCTGAAGGACAAGTTCGGCGTGTCCTGGCAGGTCGTGCCGGAGCAGCTGCCGCGCCTGCTTCAGGACCCCGACCAGGCGAAGGCCGGCCGCGTGATGTCGGCGATGATGCAGATGGGCAAGATCGAGATCGACAAGCTGGAGGCGGCGGCGAAGGGGTGAGCGCGACTTTCCCCTTCTCCCCTTGTGGGAGAAGGTGGATCGGCGCGCAGCGCCGAGACGGATGAGGGGTGTTCCAGCGGAGTGAGACGTTGGCTTTCCCTGGAACACCCCTCATCCGACCTCGCTTCGCGAGGCCACCTTCCCCCACAAGGGGGAAGGGAAAACAGCGCTACGCCGCCTTGTCGCGGACCTGATAATCCTTGACCGCGGTGAAGCGGATCGCTTTCCAGCGCTCAGCCTCGTAGTTCAGCGAGAAGGCGTGCTGGGCGAGGAACACCGGATCGTTGTCGAGGTCGCGGGCGATGTCGCCGCGATGCGCTTCGATGAAGCGCTGCACGTCCGCCTTGTCGTCGGCCGAGATCCAGCGGCAGACGGAAAAGCGCGACATCTCGAAATCGACGGGCAGCGTGTATTCGATGTTGAGCCGCTCCTTGAGCACGTCGAGCTGCAGCGCGCCGACGACGCCGACGATCGCGGGCGAGCCGTCCTCCGGCGAGAAAAGCTGCACGACGCCTTCCTCGGCCATCTGGTGCAGTGCTTCCTTCAGCTTCTTGGCCTTCATGGCGTCGCCGAGGCGCACCCTGCGCAGGATTTCCGGCGCGAAGTTCGGCACGCCGCGGAACAGGATCTCCTCGCCCTCGGTGAGGGTGTCGCCGATGCGCAGCGTGCCGTGATTGGGGATGCCGACGACGTCGCCGGCGAAGGCCTCGTCGGCGGTGACGCGGGTGCGGGCGAAGAAGAATTGCGGCGCCGACAGGCTCATCGGCTTGCCGGTGCGTACGAGCCTAGCCTTCATGCCGCGCTCGAGCTTGCCCGAGCAGACACGGACAAAGGCGATGCGGTCGCGGTGGTTGGGGTCCATGTTGGCCTGGATCTTGAAGACGAAGGAGGTCATCTTCTCCTCGGTCGCCTCGACCGTTCGTTCATCGGCTTCCTGCGCGCGCGGCGGCGGCCCGAAGGCGCCGAGCGCCTCGATGAGATCGCGCACGCCGAAATTGCGCAGCGCCGAGCCGAAATAGACCGGCGTCAGATGGCCTTCGCGGAATGCATCGACGTCGAGCGGTCGGCAAGCTTCCCGCGCGAGCTCCAGCTCCTCGATGAAGTCGTTGCGCTCGTTTTCGGGCAGCAGTCCGGCGACACGGTTGGAATCCGGACCGTGGACCGGCGTGCGCTCCTTCTCGTCATCGCTCCGGCGCACGGCGTTCTGCGCCAGGTGGTAGGTGCCGCAAAAGGTCTTGCCGCGGCCGATCGGCCAGGTGACGGGTGCGGTGTCCAGCGCCAGCTTCTGCTCGATCTCGTCGAGTATCTCGAACGGGTCGCGGCTCTCGCGATCCATCTTGTTGACGAAGGTGATGATCGGGATGTCGCGCAGCCGGCAGACCTCGAACAGCTTCAGCGTGCGCGGCTCGATGCCCTTGGCGGCGTCGATGACCATGACCGCCGAGTCCACCGCCGACAGCGTGCGGTAGGTGTCGTCGGCGAAATCCTCATGGCCGGGTGTGTCGAGCAGATTAAAGACGTTGTCGCCATACTCGAAGGTCATCACCGAGGTGACGACCGAGATGCCGCGCTCGCGCTCGATCTTCATCCAGTCGGACCGGGTCTGGATGCGGTCCTTCTTGGCCTTGAC
The window above is part of the Mesorhizobium sp. WSM4904 genome. Proteins encoded here:
- the ilvD gene encoding dihydroxy-acid dehydratase, producing MPAYRSRTTTHGRNMAGARGLWRATGMKDSDFGKPIIAVVNSFTQFVPGHVHLKDLGQLVAREIEKAGGVAKEFNTIAVDDGIAMGHDGMLYSLPSRELIADSVEYMVNAHCADAMVCISNCDKITPGMLMASLRLNIPTVFVSGGPMEAGKVVLAGKAQALDLVDAMVAAADDRVSDEDVKVIERSACPTCGSCSGMFTANSMNCLTEALGLSLPGNGSTLATHADRKRLFVEAGHLIVDLAQRYYEQDDETALPRSIASKGAFENAMALDIAMGGSTNTVLHILAAAHEGEVDFTMEDIDRLSRKVPVLCKVAPAKADVHMEDVHRAGGIMAILGELDQAGLINGDLPTVHTATLGEALDHWDIARTSAENVRAFFRAAPGGVPTQVAFSQDRRWDELDTNRETGVIRSAKTPFSKDGGLAVLKGNLALDGCIVKTAGVDESILKFTGPARVFESQDASVKAILGNEIKAGDIVVIRYEGPRGGPGMQEMLYPTSYLKSKGLGKACALITDGRFSGGTSGLSIGHVSPEAAEGGLIGLVQEGDTIEIDIPNRKIHLAVSEAELEARRAAMAAKGADAWKPAEKRKRKVTAALRAYAAFATSADKGAVRKVPE
- a CDS encoding VOC family protein codes for the protein MQKITTFLWFDGQAEEAMNHYLSIFENSKVLSVTRWPKGHPQEGQVLVASFELDGVTFQALNGGPQYKFTEAISLSIDCKTQDEVDHFWTRLTEGGGQPGPCGWLKDKFGVSWQVVPEQLPRLLQDPDQAKAGRVMSAMMQMGKIEIDKLEAAAKG
- a CDS encoding peptide chain release factor 3, which produces MAEDIEQAVSRRRTFAIIAHPDAGKTTLTEKLLLFGGAIQLAGEVKAKKDRIQTRSDWMKIERERGISVVTSVMTFEYGDNVFNLLDTPGHEDFADDTYRTLSAVDSAVMVIDAAKGIEPRTLKLFEVCRLRDIPIITFVNKMDRESRDPFEILDEIEQKLALDTAPVTWPIGRGKTFCGTYHLAQNAVRRSDDEKERTPVHGPDSNRVAGLLPENERNDFIEELELAREACRPLDVDAFREGHLTPVYFGSALRNFGVRDLIEALGAFGPPPRAQEADERTVEATEEKMTSFVFKIQANMDPNHRDRIAFVRVCSGKLERGMKARLVRTGKPMSLSAPQFFFARTRVTADEAFAGDVVGIPNHGTLRIGDTLTEGEEILFRGVPNFAPEILRRVRLGDAMKAKKLKEALHQMAEEGVVQLFSPEDGSPAIVGVVGALQLDVLKERLNIEYTLPVDFEMSRFSVCRWISADDKADVQRFIEAHRGDIARDLDNDPVFLAQHAFSLNYEAERWKAIRFTAVKDYQVRDKAA